One region of Cydia fagiglandana chromosome 15, ilCydFagi1.1, whole genome shotgun sequence genomic DNA includes:
- the LOC134671214 gene encoding activating signal cointegrator 1 complex subunit 2 homolog — protein MYRLVVFAFVLAIATCQEQQGRRVPKYAGDPKTAAIVQEARYLSGNGAFGAAYQQEDGIDFKEETDADGNRRGSYSYIDPSGQRKTVNYVAGKNGFQASGDHIPTAPLPVAPTPGYQPDPRYNPPDYKAPQYSAPQQYTAPAPQRNYGGKPNEDDGQYHPELYEQENYVAPQPQPQPQYQAQPQPQYQAQYQAQPQPQYQPNNIYPGVQQAQYSGLNTQTYQPAQQYQPQPQQAPQQYYDQTTPQPSRFFPPGKFSLNRAPDGYTYSFHKV, from the coding sequence ATGTACAGGCTCGTTGTATTCGCCTTTGTGCTCGCGATCGCGACGTGCCAGGAACAACAAGGCAGACGTGTCCCCAAATACGCGGGAGATCCGAAAACCGCCGCCATCGTCCAGGAAGCTCGCTACCTCAGCGGCAATGGAGCATTCGGAGCCGCATATCAGCAAGAAGATGGAATTGACTTCAAAGAAGAAACAGATGCTGATGGCAACAGGAGAGGCAGTTACTCATACATCGACCCTAGCGGTCAAAGGAAAACAGTGAACTACGTAGCCGGGAAAAACGGTTTCCAAGCCAGCGGAGACCACATTCCTACCGCGCCTCTGCCTGTCGCCCCCACGCCAGGCTACCAGCCCGACCCGAGGTACAACCCTCCGGATTACAAAGCGCCCCAGTACAGTGCTCCCCAGCAGTACACTGCTCCCGCTCCTCAACGCAACTACGGTGGCAAGCCGAATGAAGACGATGGACAATACCACCCAGAGTTATACGAACAAGAAAACTACGTAGCACCTCAGCCTCAACCTCAGCCCCAATACCAGGCGCAACCTCAGCCTCAATACCAGGCGCAGTACCAGGCTCAGCCTCAGCCGCAGTACCAACCTAACAACATCTACCCCGGTGTACAGCAGGCTCAGTACAGTGGCCTGAACACGCAGACCTATCAGCCTGCGCAGCAATATCAGCCCCAGCCTCAACAAGCTCCCCAACAGTACTACGACCAAACGACGCCACAGCCAAGCCGCTTCTTCCCTCCAGGAAAGTTCAGCCTAAACAGAGCGCCTGACGGCTACACGTACTCTTTCCACAAAGTATAA